In Necator americanus strain Aroian chromosome IV, whole genome shotgun sequence, the following proteins share a genomic window:
- a CDS encoding hypothetical protein (NECATOR_CHRIV.G14615.T1) gives MARHYRNLTRLDLFLALAKEKNFPLHYTTLDCAMRCYGAVVVWLHFVMYLIFRYIYREVDSFPTADDDNSESEIGPLTPAKGSGSDTPVASATPKSGTKKSKKSSRKMGKSKKSKKAKKDALVESSPVDSPDVENTQSFEQKTPLLVLKEIEEERQELMKKFLAESTNGSALDKSLTVKDLPLWILLTDRVKGDEAENEKRLLMAEWLLRRGGMDSLPRGLPIVPQYREGVQHSKGEQIDRIALMEKFLDKLGAVESRSAETPGSAEKGSAERLGSGEKGFEDGYKEEKPTRRVLEAKHEGIGGVEDMEKPLVEPVNKSLSKEEIVPNMNRDVVTKAPGSSEYGDGSRETIVRKK, from the exons ATGGCAAGACATTACCGAAACCTTACTAGGCTTGACTTGTTCCTTGCACtggcaaaagaaaagaattttccgCTGCACT ACACTACGTTAGATTGTGCTATGAGATGTTATGGTGCGGTTGTCGTATGGCTACATTTTGTCATGTATCTTATATTCAGG TATATATATCGCGAGGTGGATTCTTTCCCTACCGCAGACGATGACAATTCTGAATCTGAG ATTGGGCCGCTCACTCCGGCAAAAGGTTCTGGAAGCGATACACCAGTGGCATCAGCAACACCAAAG AGTGGaacaaaaaagtcgaaaaagagCAGCAGGAAGATGGGGAAATCTAAGAAGTCGAAGAAAGCCAAGAAAGATGCGCTGGTAGAGTCG AGTCCTGTCGACTCCCCAGATGTTGAGAACACGCAGTCGTTTGAACAAAAAACTCCACTTTTAGTCCTAAAAGAGATTGAAGAAGAACGTCAAGAGCTTATG AAAAAGTTCCTTGCGGAAAGTACAAATGGATCTGCTCTGGACAAATCGTTGACTGTTAAG GATCTCCCCCTCTGGATTCTTTTGACTGATCGTGTCAAAGGCGATGAAGCTGAAAACGAGAAGAGACTTCTTATG GCAGAATGGTTGCTCAGACGTGGCGGCATGGATTCACTGCCTAGAGGTCTTCCAATCGTACCACAGTACAGGGAA GGGGTTCAACATTCTAAAGGTGAACAAATAGACAGGATTGCACTGATG GAGAAGTTCCTTGATAAACTCGGCGCAGTAGAAAGCAGGTCAGCGGAAACTCCCGGATCGGCAGAAAAAGGCTCTGCAGAACGTCTTGGATCTGGAGAAAAAGGCTTTGAAGATGGTTACAAA GAGGAAAAACCCACTCGGAGAGTTTTAGAAGCAAAACACGAAGGAATAGGTGGCGTGGAAGATATG GAGAAGCCACTTGTAGAACCGGTGAACAAGTCTctgtcaaaagaagaaattgttccCAACATGAATCGG